A genomic segment from Pyruvatibacter sp. encodes:
- a CDS encoding polysaccharide biosynthesis C-terminal domain-containing protein: MSTAEPTLETKRHGSAPRTGSAIKRLLTILLGCLPTPLARRMESQLESASDLAAVLRGAASVMLIRIAGAGITFASMVLLARWMGAFEFGIYAYVWTWVILLGTMAPLGLNTSILRFVPEYIARSRWGRLRGLLIRTHLMVLAAALGASALCAAVLYVIAPSIDAFYILPFVVALAAMPLYAMMDMQEGTSRAFGWVTLAYLMPYVVRPLLLLCGIGTLVLIGLAPDAVTALLAMTAACVIAMSVQAVLLFRGISRTVPDARPRYHAGYWLKISAPMLMFEGAYLLMASTDVLMLGKIEDPAAVAIYFAAARTASLIGFVYFATAARAVPKFAEINASGTREDLQAFLDGLNRMSFWPTFLAALALIAVGPYILALFGAGFETGYLVLAILAIGYIARCTVGPLEYLLSMTGKQMVATRIICLSALGNVALNAMLIPQFGTLGAAIATVIAMTANLAALAFAVRRHLGLSAFLLRPSR, encoded by the coding sequence ATGAGCACGGCGGAACCTACACTTGAAACCAAACGGCATGGCTCTGCGCCCCGCACCGGGTCAGCAATTAAGCGGCTGCTGACAATCCTGCTGGGGTGCCTGCCCACCCCCCTTGCCCGCCGTATGGAAAGCCAGTTGGAAAGCGCCAGTGACCTGGCCGCCGTGCTGCGCGGAGCCGCCTCCGTCATGCTCATCCGCATTGCCGGAGCCGGCATCACCTTTGCCTCCATGGTCTTGTTGGCGCGCTGGATGGGAGCCTTCGAGTTTGGCATTTATGCCTATGTATGGACCTGGGTAATTTTGCTCGGCACCATGGCGCCGCTGGGTCTCAACACATCCATCCTGCGCTTTGTCCCCGAATATATCGCCCGTTCACGCTGGGGCCGGTTGCGCGGGCTATTGATCCGCACGCACCTCATGGTGCTCGCTGCAGCTCTTGGTGCGTCAGCCCTGTGCGCAGCGGTGCTCTATGTCATCGCGCCGTCAATAGACGCATTCTACATACTGCCGTTTGTCGTCGCCCTCGCCGCCATGCCGCTGTATGCCATGATGGATATGCAGGAAGGCACCTCGCGCGCCTTTGGCTGGGTGACGCTGGCCTACCTCATGCCTTATGTGGTGCGCCCGTTGCTGCTGCTGTGCGGCATCGGCACGCTGGTGCTCATTGGCCTCGCACCTGATGCAGTGACGGCGCTGCTGGCAATGACTGCGGCCTGCGTCATCGCCATGAGCGTGCAGGCGGTATTGCTGTTTCGCGGCATCTCCCGCACCGTCCCCGATGCCCGACCGCGCTATCACGCCGGCTACTGGCTCAAGATATCCGCTCCCATGCTGATGTTTGAAGGCGCTTATCTGCTGATGGCCTCAACAGACGTGCTGATGCTCGGCAAGATCGAGGACCCGGCTGCCGTGGCCATTTATTTTGCCGCCGCCCGCACCGCAAGCCTCATCGGCTTTGTCTATTTCGCCACCGCCGCACGCGCGGTGCCCAAGTTTGCCGAAATCAACGCATCAGGCACTCGCGAAGACCTCCAGGCTTTCCTTGATGGTCTCAACCGCATGAGTTTCTGGCCCACATTTCTGGCCGCTCTCGCCCTCATCGCCGTCGGTCCCTACATTCTTGCGCTGTTCGGCGCGGGTTTTGAAACCGGCTATCTGGTGCTGGCCATTCTGGCAATCGGCTACATCGCGCGCTGCACCGTGGGACCGCTGGAATATCTTTTGTCGATGACCGGCAAACAGATGGTCGCCACACGCATCATCTGCCTGTCAGCGCTGGGCAATGTGGCGCTCAACGCCATGCTGATCCCCCAGTTCGGTACGCTGGGAGCCGCCATTGCAACCGTTATCGCCATGACGGCCAATCTCGCGGCGCTGGCATTCGCCGTGCGCCGCCACCTTGGCCTGAGCGCGTTCCTGCTGCGCCCGTCGCGTTAA